DNA from Gammaproteobacteria bacterium:
ACTGTGGAATTGCTAACCCAAGGTTAGTAACTGACCATCCGCCCAATTTTATCCTCGGTCCATGAGATTGCGGTAAGCTACAGATTTCTAGGAAGACTTTCAATGACCGCCATCACCGTACCTAACTTGCTCACCCTTATGGGTGAATTGATCGCCCTCCCTTCTGTTAGCAGCGTCAGCCCAGAATACGACCAGGGTAATCTGGCAGTCGTAGAACGGTTGGGAGAATGGTTGGAGGCACTGGGCTTTGCCGTGGAACTGCTGCCATTATCCAATCGACCCGGCAAGGCGAATCTTATCGCTACCCTGGGTCGAGGCCCTGGCGGATTGGTGTTGGCGGGTCATACCGATACTGTGCCCTACGACGCCCCCCTGTGGCGTCACGACCCGCTTCGCCTCACTGAGGCCAATGGCCGTCTCTACGGCCTGGGCACTTCCGATATGAAAGGATTCTTTCCTCTTGTTATTGAAGCAGCACTCCGCTTTCAGGCAAAGGATCTGGCTGAACCCTTGATCGTGCTCGCCACCGCTGACGAAGAAAGCAGCATGGACGGTGCCAAGATGTTGGTAGAAATGGGGCAGCCTCGTGCCCGTTATGCCGTGATTGGCGAACCCACCGGTTTGATCCCAATACGAATGCACAAGGGGATCTTGATGGAGGGCATTCGGCTGCTGGGTCGCTCGGGACACTCCAGCGACCCCTCATTGGGGATAAGCGCCCTTGATGGGATGTCTCGGATATTGGTGGAGCTGCTGGCTTGGCGCACAGAATTACAGACCCACCACCATAACGCCCTGTTTCGAGTACCGGTCCCGACCCTAAATCTGGGACGCATCCACGGTGGCGATAATCCTAACCGTATCTGTGGCATGTGTGAGTTACACATCGACCTGCGCCCTCTGCCCGGCATGGACCTAGAGGCGCTTCGCACCACCCTGTACACACGCCTGAGCGCAGCACTGGAAGGTACTGGCCTAGGACTTGAGGTTTTTCCACTATTCTGCGGTACCCCAGCACTAGAAACCGCAGCGGACTCCCCCTTGGTACGGGTTGCCGAGACCCTGACCGGCGCACCCGCAGAGGCAGTTGCCTTCGCCACTGAAGGCCCCTACCTACAACAACTCGGAGCCGATACCATCATCCTTGGCCCCGGTGATATCGCCCAGGCCCACCAACCCGATGAATACCTGGCCCTAGATCGCATACAACCCACAGTCGACCTGCTTACCAATCTGATCGGACGCTTTTGCAGTAAACGCTCTGCACAGACACTCGCCGCGTAACCACGTTTGAGAATGCCTGGGTTCCGGATAGTCGGGCAAATTCTACTCGGAAAGTGCGAGGGAATTTGTTACCATCACGGACGGGGGAGTCGGCTGGACAGTCGCTTCGCGTATTGATTGCGGGGAGGAAAGTCCGGGCTCCAGAGGGCAGGGTGCCAGGTAACGCCTGGGGGGTGTGAGCCCACGGAAAGTGCCACAGAAAATATACCGCCCAAGCGCCACCGAATTTCCGGTGGCGACGGTAAGGGTGAAAAGGTGCGGTAAGAGCGCACCGCGCTGACGGTAACGCCAGTGGCAGGGAAAACCCCACCCGGAGCAAGACCAAATAAGGGGACAATGGCGTGGCCCGCGCCGTTCCTGGGTAGGTCGCTACAGGTGCGCGGTGACGCGCATCGCAGATGAATGACTGTCCACGACAGAACCCGGCTTACAGGCTGACTCCCCCATCACTACCTGTTAATCCCGCCTCAATGCTGCTCCCGCTTTTGTTTACCTTGACAGAGAGCTTGCGCCATGAAATTAATTAATATTGTAAAACTACCGATTGCTATCATTCTAATCGCATCAGGCACCAACACATTTGCAAGTGCAGCCCAATCTTGTGCTAGTCTCCTAACGTTTTATAATAGTAGCGGTTGTGATCAACAGTGCAGAAATGATTATGCAGCACGATTTCCCGATTGTTTTTCCGATAATCTAAACGCAAGTAGTGTTTCAATCAACAGCACATCTTTTGCGCAAGTGGTTACCGTTTCCAATGCG
Protein-coding regions in this window:
- the argE gene encoding Acetylornithine deacetylase; amino-acid sequence: MTAITVPNLLTLMGELIALPSVSSVSPEYDQGNLAVVERLGEWLEALGFAVELLPLSNRPGKANLIATLGRGPGGLVLAGHTDTVPYDAPLWRHDPLRLTEANGRLYGLGTSDMKGFFPLVIEAALRFQAKDLAEPLIVLATADEESSMDGAKMLVEMGQPRARYAVIGEPTGLIPIRMHKGILMEGIRLLGRSGHSSDPSLGISALDGMSRILVELLAWRTELQTHHHNALFRVPVPTLNLGRIHGGDNPNRICGMCELHIDLRPLPGMDLEALRTTLYTRLSAALEGTGLGLEVFPLFCGTPALETAADSPLVRVAETLTGAPAEAVAFATEGPYLQQLGADTIILGPGDIAQAHQPDEYLALDRIQPTVDLLTNLIGRFCSKRSAQTLAA